A window of Daucus carota subsp. sativus chromosome 2, DH1 v3.0, whole genome shotgun sequence genomic DNA:
ATTTTTGATCAAGGATCCTTTGATATCAATGACCTCAATCTTGTATATTGATCTAGGCTACtgccttttcttgtctacatgcTTGATTTGGTTTGCATTTGCTATTCCTCTCTTTGATCAACAGTTGGGGGGTGGGAGCTAAAACAAAAATCTTGATAACCATTCTGTTTCAATTGCATTCAGGTATGTGCAAGCGTGTCATCTGAGACTACAAATATGAACGAGCTTCTCCAGTGGAATGACTTGTATGGTGAAGGTGGATCGAGAAAGAAGTCCTCTCTTAGCTATTTCATGTAGAGGAAGCAGACAAATGTATAgcaattaactttttttttcccAACTTCGAGTTTCAATGTTGGTGTTAGAAGTATCCAAGGGAACACCAATGCAGGTTCCCAACATCCAGATCTCTTTCCCTGTTAGGCATGTGTATTATATCTCTAGTTTGTAGAGTAATCCCCACCCATAGAAGAATTGACTTATTAATAGAGTTTTTTCCCGCCCATATAAGAATGAAGTTATAGCCCCACCATGTCCCAGTGCTGGTTTTTGCATAGGTCCTGTTCTCTGATGTACATACAATCTAGGCAGTTTTAATAAGTTATGCAGTAGTGACTAAGATTTGGATATTTCGTATGGTTTAGTACTTTGTTGTTGAAATTGAAAAATGTGTGCGCAGTGACATGTCTTTATGATGCTGTACTTAACTAGGCAGAACTTGCAGGGCAGAAACCGTCTTTATATTGGTCACGGCCAAAACTTTGCCTTTCAGCGGGTTTAGCCTGGCCGTCTCTTCTGTTTCGGCCCGAGGGCAGTCAGTAAATTAGAGGAAGAGGCTGCTAGACTGCTAGACTGCTAGTTAGAATGGGGGGCCAAGGGGAATATATATTGGTATATGATGGTAGAATGGCGGAATTCTGAGCTTGTATCGCAATCTTTTCCTAAGCGTTGTACCTTCTTCTCTTGGTACCTCGATGAAGACCTCAACGACTGAGGGGAGACGAGTTAGGCCAATGATCCTCGTATGAACTTCAACATATTCAACATTAAGTTCAACAAGAAATTTTAAACATGATACATTTCCACGATTTTTTATTGTGTGCACTGTGCAGCATCCTTTATACATCTTCATTCAAAATTGTTAAGAAATCAAGTTTTGTCAAAGGCATTTCAAGATATTAAAGTATTTGGCACTAAAAAATTCTTGTTATCGAAGTCAAAATTATGCTACTGTCCTTATTATAAGTCACTAAGACTTTTTGCAAACAATTCTAAGTGTTTTGACCAtacacttaaaattattttttttaaatttttttttttagaattaaaatatatatcaaatattttaattccaaaaaagaaaaatttaaaaaaaataattttaagtaggtggtcaaagcacttagaattgtgtgcaaaaagtctTGGTGCCTTATAATAAGGACGAGAGAGTAGTAATatactaaattaaattattgatttaaacagatataaataattattaatttaaaatacagTCGATTTTTAAgacataattttatatgttcAACAATATAACTAGACTAGTtgtttgtaaataaaatttttataaattaacagTTTAGTTACACAATTTTTGTTTGAGTTAGAaatttgtaataataataatttttgctaTCCAACCAAATCAccttaaaatatttacaaaaatcaaACGTTAAATGGAAAAATGAAAAAGGAGAGAAGTCCAAAAAAATTCCAAACCTAAGAAACAAGTCGTGAAAGAATCTTCAACCATCTTAAGTTTTAGGTAAAATTTTAGTTCtcgtttgaaaaataatttacaaaaagttCATCACTTTTACACGATAAAATGAGTTTATGTCAAATTCATCATGTTACTCTATGTAgcacatatttattattatattaaaataatttattttatatataataatttaagtcaatgataaataattacttttttataatctatctaattattataatcaatatgtcatcataaaatttcaaaaatatatcattGGACATAAAATTATAGCGTTCACAAATTTCAACTTTTTTATTGACTTGTACTcgctctgtttttttttatatgtcacttttgactttGACACGTatctttaggtgcattgaccggttagcaaaaattattatttttaattgattttttttgtgaattaaaattttgattatatatttttattcagaaaaagaaaatttcaaaaaaaatacttttaactacccggtcaaaacacttaaaagtgtgtgtcaaaaagttaaacgtcatatattaaaaaacggagggagtatcatttttaTCCGAATCAATTAAATTAGCCACATTAAATGTTAAATACTGATGTTACTCTGCTCCAAACACTTAATCTAGATGACTAAATGcaggaaaattaaaaaaaggaaGAGAGAAATAGAAGTGGAAagattgtggatgagaaattaGTGGAAGTAAAATCAagcaaaaaaaatgaagtacCTGCATACGAACAAAATAGTTGCATACAAATTCAATCTCTCTACGTTATCACTAATATTATCTTCCCTGTTGTTATCAACgacacaaaataaaaaaacccaGAGCCCAAAATATTTGCTCTGGTAAAAACCTTATCATTTCCTCTTACCAAACCCCTCAAAACCCTAACTTTAATCCTCAATTTCAATGGAGTCAACTGCTGAAGCTGCATCAAATTCGTTGCTTTCTGCTGACCCTTTTACAGGTTCTGTTGAAACTTCTtcttttttggataaaaatgtTGTTAATGATACAAATGTTTTGAATGGTAGTGATGATATTGATAGTATAAGTAGTGTAAGTGATGATGGTTTTGTTAGTGGTGAGGAGGATTTTGATGTGGAAAAGAAGTCTTTTTTAGATTACCCAGATGATAAATATAAGACTGTTGATGTGAATTCTGGTGACCCTTTTGTGGATTTTGAAACCCCAATTGCAGGTGGTGAAGAAAAGAGTTTTAAAGATGTGGTTTTGGAGAGTGGGGAGGGTTTGAATGGAGTGGTGGAAAGGATTGGTGATGGTGTCGAAAAAAGTTTTAAGGATGTGGTTGCGGAGAGTGGGGAGAGTTTGAATGGAGTGGTGGAAGGGAATGGTGATGTTGTCGAAAAAAGTTTCAAGGATGTTGTGGAGAGTGGTGAGAGTTTGAATGGAGTGGTGGAAGGGAGTGGTGATGGTGTCAAGGAGAGTTTCAAGGATGTGGTTGTGGAAAGTGGGGATGGGGTTTTGGGGAATGTTGATGTTGTGACGGAAGGGGGTTTGAGGGAAGACAAGGTGACCGAGTTCTCTGAGGGGTTGGGGTCTGATTTGAATGGAGTGGTGGAAAAGAATGGTGGTGTTGGAAAAAGTTTCAAGGATGTGGTTGTAGAGGGTGGGGAGGGGTTGACGGGGAATGTTGATGTTGGGGCGGAAGGGGGTTTTGTAGAAGAAGAAGTGAGGGGGTTTACTGAAGGGTTGGGGTCGGGGGTGGAGGAGAATAGCTTGGAGAGCGAGGAAGTGTTGGAGGTGAAGAAAATGGAGGGTGTTAGCCAAGTGGTAGAGAAACATGTTGTTGAAAGCAGTGAGAGTGAGCAAGTAGGTGATGTGGTTGTGGAATCGGGTAGTGGTGTTGAGGTTACACGGGAAGGAGACACTGTTGTGGAGACTATAAATGTTGACTTGTTGGAGCCTGGTGTTGCTGTTGTCGGGGAAATGGAAGGGAATGGGACAGCTTATAGAAGTATGAATTTGAATGCCGAGTCTGATCAAGTAAGCGCTGGGACTGTCGAGGAGGGTTCAGGTGAAAATATCATTGTTTCTGCAGAATCTGATAATCCAAGCTTGGAAAATGGATCCGATAAAGTGATTGTTGGGACTTTTGAGGAAAATGAAGTTCAGAATATCGGTGCACCCTCAAATTCTCAGTTATCTGATATAGATAATGCAAAAATTACCCTGGATGGAGACTCTGTTGGGAAAGATCTACATGTGAATATGGCTGTGTCTGGAGTGGCAGTTGGGATAGAAAAAGAGGAAGTTGATGGGGTGTTGAGTGGGGCTGGTCAAGTACATGGTGAGATTGTTTCTTTTGTTAAAGATGGTAATTTtttgcactccaatgctaatATTGTTGAACCAAATACTTTTGCAGATGTTAAAACTACCCCTGAAGGAGACTCTGTTGTGGAAAATATAAAGGTGGATATGTCAGAACCTGGGGTGGCTGTTGTTGGTAATATAGAAGAGGATGGTCAGGCTGATGCCAATGTTGGAAATAATCAAGAAAATGAAAAGGAGCATGTAAATCAGATTGAGGGAGTAGAAGTTGTTTCTACCCGGAATTTTGTTGGCGATGATGGATCTGATGCTGCCGTTGATGCTCTGCTTCCTGTAAGTAGTATTCCAACCAATGCAGAAGAACACAAACGAGATGATGATTTAAGTTTAAGTGTTCAGGATGAGATAACAGAAAATGGTGTCTCCGAAAAATCCCTTGCAAATGATTCTGCTGAATCTAATCCACTTCAAAACAAAGAAATTGAGGTCAAAGATGATGCAAATtttgtcaagaatgaaacaagtgAGGATGACTTAGAAGGCTCAGGTTCTGATGAAGGGGACTCTGATGGTATGATTTTTGGAAGTTCTGAAGCTGCAAAACAATTTATCGAGGAGTTGGAACGTGGATCAGAAGGAAATTCCAACTCTGGTGCTGAGAGTTTTCATGATAATGCACAGAGAATTGATGGGCAAATAGTTACAGACTCCGAAGAAgaggacagtgatgaagaaggaGAGGGTAAGGAGTTGTTTAATTCAGCAGCTTTAACGGCACTCTTAAAAGCAGCAACAGGTGCAGGATCAGATGGAGGCAATATAACTATTTCTCAGGATGGCTCTGGGCGTTTCTCAATTGAACGTCCTGCTGGTTTAGGATCCTCAACACATTCCTTAAGGCCTGCTGCCCGAGCAAATCggtctaatttttttaatccttCAATTTTTGCTGGCGGTGAAGAAACTGAGGACAACTTGACTGCTGAGGAGAAGGGGAAGATAGAAAAGTTACAGTCAATCAGGGTTAAATTCTTGAGACTTGTTCAAAGATTAGGGATGTCCTCTGGTGATTCAGTTGCATCCCAGGTTTTGTACAGGCTGGCGCTTGTTGCAGGGAGACAAACTGGTCAGCTTTTCAACCTTGACAATGCGAAGCAGACATCATTGCAGCTTGAAGATGAGAAAGCAGATTTGGACTTCTCCCTGAGTATATTAGTTCTTGGGAAGTCCGGTGTTGGAAAGAGTGCAACTATAAATGCCATTTTAGGTGAGGAGAAAGCTCCAGTTGATGCGTTTCAGCCTGCCACAACTGCTGTCAAAGAAATCATAGGTGTGGTTGACGGGGTTAAGATTCGGGTCTTTGACACACCTGGC
This region includes:
- the LOC108208911 gene encoding translocase of chloroplast 159, chloroplastic isoform X2; its protein translation is MESTAEAASNSLLSADPFTGGEEKSFKDVVLESGEGLNGVVERIGDGVEKSFKDVVAESGESLNGVVEGNGDVVEKSFKDVVESGESLNGVVEGSGDGVKESFKDVVVESGDGVLGNVDVVTEGGLREDKVTEFSEGLGSDLNGVVEKNGGVGKSFKDVVVEGGEGLTGNVDVGAEGGFVEEEVRGFTEGLGSGVEENSLESEEVLEVKKMEGVSQVVEKHVVESSESEQVGDVVVESGSGVEVTREGDTVVETINVDLLEPGVAVVGEMEGNGTAYRSMNLNAESDQVSAGTVEEGSGENIIVSAESDNPSLENGSDKVIVGTFEENEVQNIGAPSNSQLSDIDNAKITLDGDSVGKDLHVNMAVSGVAVGIEKEEVDGVLSGAGQVHDVKTTPEGDSVVENIKVDMSEPGVAVVGNIEEDGQADANVGNNQENEKEHVNQIEGVEVVSTRNFVGDDGSDAAVDALLPVSSIPTNAEEHKRDDDLSLSVQDEITENGVSEKSLANDSAESNPLQNKEIEVKDDANFVKNETSEDDLEGSGSDEGDSDGMIFGSSEAAKQFIEELERGSEGNSNSGAESFHDNAQRIDGQIVTDSEEEDSDEEGEGKELFNSAALTALLKAATGAGSDGGNITISQDGSGRFSIERPAGLGSSTHSLRPAARANRSNFFNPSIFAGGEETEDNLTAEEKGKIEKLQSIRVKFLRLVQRLGMSSGDSVASQVLYRLALVAGRQTGQLFNLDNAKQTSLQLEDEKADLDFSLSILVLGKSGVGKSATINAILGEEKAPVDAFQPATTAVKEIIGVVDGVKIRVFDTPGLKSSVVDQSFNRSILSSVKKFTKKNPVDIVLYVDRLDAQTRDLNDIPLLRTITSSLGSPIWRSVIVTLTHAASAPPEGPSGSPFSYDSFVSQRSNVVQQSIGQASGDLRMLSPSLMNPVCLVENHSSCRRNREGQKVLPNGQSWRPQLLILCYSTKILSEANSISKPQDSFDSRRLFGYRTRSPPLPYMLSSMLQSRVHPKLSSEQGGDNGDSDVDLADLSDSDQEDEDEYDQLPPFKPLRKSQLAKLSVEQRKAYFEEYDYRVKLLQKKQWREELKRLKEMKMKGKDSANDQGYNEEDPDAGSAAPVSVPLPDMALPPTFDGDNPAHRYRFLEPTSQFLARPVLDTHGWDHDCGYDGVNLEQSLAILSQFPAVVSVQLTKDKKEFTVNLDSSIAAKHGENGSSMAGFDIQNMGKQLAYIIRGETKFKNFRKNKTAAGISVTFLGENVVTGLKVEDQISFGKQYSLVASGGTVRSQQDVAYGANIELQRRELDYPIGQVQSTLGLSIIKWRGDLALGFNSVANFSIGRNSKVAVRGSLNNKLSGQISVRTSSSEHLSLALASILPVAVTIYKKLFPVGDKYSTY
- the LOC108208911 gene encoding translocase of chloroplast 159, chloroplastic isoform X1; protein product: MESTAEAASNSLLSADPFTGSVETSSFLDKNVVNDTNVLNGSDDIDSISSVSDDGFVSGEEDFDVEKKSFLDYPDDKYKTVDVNSGDPFVDFETPIAGGEEKSFKDVVLESGEGLNGVVERIGDGVEKSFKDVVAESGESLNGVVEGNGDVVEKSFKDVVESGESLNGVVEGSGDGVKESFKDVVVESGDGVLGNVDVVTEGGLREDKVTEFSEGLGSDLNGVVEKNGGVGKSFKDVVVEGGEGLTGNVDVGAEGGFVEEEVRGFTEGLGSGVEENSLESEEVLEVKKMEGVSQVVEKHVVESSESEQVGDVVVESGSGVEVTREGDTVVETINVDLLEPGVAVVGEMEGNGTAYRSMNLNAESDQVSAGTVEEGSGENIIVSAESDNPSLENGSDKVIVGTFEENEVQNIGAPSNSQLSDIDNAKITLDGDSVGKDLHVNMAVSGVAVGIEKEEVDGVLSGAGQVHDVKTTPEGDSVVENIKVDMSEPGVAVVGNIEEDGQADANVGNNQENEKEHVNQIEGVEVVSTRNFVGDDGSDAAVDALLPVSSIPTNAEEHKRDDDLSLSVQDEITENGVSEKSLANDSAESNPLQNKEIEVKDDANFVKNETSEDDLEGSGSDEGDSDGMIFGSSEAAKQFIEELERGSEGNSNSGAESFHDNAQRIDGQIVTDSEEEDSDEEGEGKELFNSAALTALLKAATGAGSDGGNITISQDGSGRFSIERPAGLGSSTHSLRPAARANRSNFFNPSIFAGGEETEDNLTAEEKGKIEKLQSIRVKFLRLVQRLGMSSGDSVASQVLYRLALVAGRQTGQLFNLDNAKQTSLQLEDEKADLDFSLSILVLGKSGVGKSATINAILGEEKAPVDAFQPATTAVKEIIGVVDGVKIRVFDTPGLKSSVVDQSFNRSILSSVKKFTKKNPVDIVLYVDRLDAQTRDLNDIPLLRTITSSLGSPIWRSVIVTLTHAASAPPEGPSGSPFSYDSFVSQRSNVVQQSIGQASGDLRMLSPSLMNPVCLVENHSSCRRNREGQKVLPNGQSWRPQLLILCYSTKILSEANSISKPQDSFDSRRLFGYRTRSPPLPYMLSSMLQSRVHPKLSSEQGGDNGDSDVDLADLSDSDQEDEDEYDQLPPFKPLRKSQLAKLSVEQRKAYFEEYDYRVKLLQKKQWREELKRLKEMKMKGKDSANDQGYNEEDPDAGSAAPVSVPLPDMALPPTFDGDNPAHRYRFLEPTSQFLARPVLDTHGWDHDCGYDGVNLEQSLAILSQFPAVVSVQLTKDKKEFTVNLDSSIAAKHGENGSSMAGFDIQNMGKQLAYIIRGETKFKNFRKNKTAAGISVTFLGENVVTGLKVEDQISFGKQYSLVASGGTVRSQQDVAYGANIELQRRELDYPIGQVQSTLGLSIIKWRGDLALGFNSVANFSIGRNSKVAVRGSLNNKLSGQISVRTSSSEHLSLALASILPVAVTIYKKLFPVGDKYSTY